From Maribacter dokdonensis DSW-8:
AATGGTGGCAGTACCTGCAGCTTCATCTACGGTAATATTGTCGTTTTCAAATGAAATACCCGTAGTGCCCGGTATATTATCGTTGTCGTTAATGGTACCAATAGCAGAATTAGTTGGCTGTTGATCTAAGAACCCAACATTAATATTAGATTGAATATTGGATAATGTTATAGTGAAATCTTCCGACGGTTCAATTATGCTATCGTCTATGATCGGTACGTCTATATTAACTGAATTTGTAGTACTGTTGAATGAAATTGTACCTGTAGAAGACGTGTAATCACCTGGTTCAATAGCGGTGTCGTTTCCTGTTGCGTAATCAACGGTAACTGTTTCTCCAGGAGTAATATTACCTGTGAAGGTAGCTGTGAATCTCGCAAAAGTGTTAGTACCTTCTGTAACAATAACATTATCATTGGCAAAAGAAACACCTGTACTACCAGGTACATTATCATTATCGGTGATACTTACAATACCCTCATTATCATTAATGGTAGGTGTATTTGTACCATTTGTAAGTTGAACAAAGAACTGCTCGGTAGTTTCTATAATTGTATCATCATTAATTGTAATGGTAACCGATCTTGTTTCGTTATTGGTACCGGCAAAAGAAACGGTATTCGATGCAGAAACATAGTCTTCAGATTCAACCGCGGTATCATCTGCGGTAGTATAGTTTACCGTGAATCCGCCAGAAACAGTACCGGTATGTGTAATTTCAAGAACAGCCGTACCAGCATCTTCATTAACGGTAACGTCGTTAATTCTAAGACCTATAGGATCACCATTTTCACTAACATAAATGTATTGTGTATGGCTTGTGCTATTACCTGCACAATCGTTAGTTGTCCAAGTTCTAATAATCGTGTAATTTGTGCTTGTATTATCGCCATCATAAGTTTCGTTGAATGTCACTGTAGAGTTAGAGTCACAATTGTCATTAGCAGAAAGTATCGGTGCCGTAGGTATATTGTCATGAGCAGCATAAGAATCTTGTGGTAAAGTTTCATTAAAAGTAGGCGCCTCATTATCTTCAATAGTGATAACCTGGGTAAAAGTTTCACTTACTCTACCACAAGCATCTGTAAATGTCCAAGTATTGGTATACGTACCTTCAGTAGGACAAGCTCCAGATTGTACAAAACTACCTGCTGTTTTATTCAAAGTAAAATCACAAGAAGCCGTTGCAGGTACCAAAGAATTGGCATTGTTAAGTGCTGCAATATTATCACAGGCAATAGTTCTGTCCAATGCATTAGGAGCCGTTGACCAATTTACCTGTGGGGGTTGTTGTACATCTATGATTGTTGGGGTATGTGTACCTATTCCACAAGAATCTGTAGAAGATGAACTGTTAGTGGTAATAGGGTCACCACTAATTACTCCACTATACGTAGCCGTTGCCTGTAATTCAAAACTAGCAACACAGGCGGTTTCCAAAAAGTAACAAGCTTCTATAATTTCAATATCGAAATCAATATCATAATTATCACCCATATTGGTAGTACCATTTTGAGCCGTAAAGGTCAATGTTTTAGTAGACGGGTCATAAGAATGGGTAATTCCTGAAGGTAAAGTTCCTACCCCGGAAAAATCTGCTTCAGCAGGAAGAACCGTGGTAATAACAAGATCTTGAATATCGTCATTACCAATATTGGTAACGTTTAAAGTCAAGGGTACAATATCACTAGCATTAAAAGGACCACTGGTATTTGTATTTAAACTTAAGGCCCCTAGACTAGGTTTGTAAACATCTACACTTAATCCCATTAAATATAGACCGTAAGACTCTTGATCTGTAGTAATTTTAAATCGGGCAAAAGTTTGATCGTTATCAATATATCTATTGGCCGTATTGGCTAATGGAAATACGGTAGCATCAAAACCTAAGGTATTGGTACTAGCGGCATTTCTGTCCACGTAATTCAGACCGTCAATGGTAATACGACTGTTAAAGAAGTTGTCTTCATCTCTTAACGTAGTCGATAATTTTGACCAGTTATTAGAAGTATCAAATATTAATAGTTGGTCACCTGAAAGATCACGGTCACCTTCTAACGCACCTAACATTACATTGGCATTGATATTACCGTTAGGTATGGTTTCAAAGCCGCTAAAGTTAAATTCTGTTTCACCCGCACCATTAGATGCAAAGGTGTGCACATAACCATCATAAAGGGTAATGTTTTTAGGGTCTAATGATACGTTTTCATAAACGAATACAATTTGCCATCCACCAGAGGTTCCGGTCACATTTGCAATACCGTGAGAACGTAAATCCATTTCGGTAGCCTTTACGTTACCTACTTGATAGGTTCCAAAAGGGGTAGAAAGAGCATTGATGTCATCGGTAATATCCTTTATACATACATACGGGTCATTTTGAAAATGATCATCACGACCTCTATAAATTACCTCATCTGCAGAAACTGTTGTATATGAAGATTGGCCTGGTAGCATTAATTTAACCTGGTTGTAATTCCAAGAAGGTTCTGTAGCACCACCACCAGTAGTACCATCGTATTCTTTATCTGCGGCAGCCCAATATAGATAAGCTTTTTTAATATTTAAACAGCTCAACGAAGGCTCTGGGTTTGCTAAGTTCGCATTGGTAGAGTTGAACGTTGTTGGGTCTGAGTCTATATCTACAAAAACGTTGTTGTTGAAATCATGGTTACCATCTTCTCCATTGTAATTTCCTGTTGCATTTCTTGAAAGTACATTGTTGGCGATCATGGTAAAGTCTCCGTTGATACTTCCGGAATAGCGAATTTCAAAATCTTTTTTAAGGTTGGTGTCGTTTACAAATATGTTAACAACAGCTTCATCTTCAGATCCGTTAGAATCTACTATTTTATATCTAAAAGAATCGTTTCCGTTAAAAGATGGACTAGGTTGGTATTCAAAATAATCATCTGTAGCGTCACCAGGTGTGCCATTGTCCCTAAGTGTAACCGTACCATTAATAGGGTTGTTTACCACTTGTAGAGGGTTTACGGCTGCAGGTCCGTCAAACCCATAATCATCATTATCAAGCACCGTAATATTTGCGGAAGCTTGGTTTTGGAATACAACAAAAGAATCATCTACTGCACTTGGTAAATGATTAATATCCCTAATAGTACCAATAGCTGTAGGGTTAGAAGCTGTAATTAAATTTGGGGAAATTGAGGTTATTGTCAATCTCAAGGTCTCATCACCTTCAATTATAGCATCTTGGATAATATCCACAGGAACTTGTAGTACTTCATCTGAAGTACCGGTAAAGTTAAGGGTACCTGTTGCCGAAGCGGTATAGTCACTACCATATGTGGTGGTATTGTCCGTAATTTCATAGGATGCTGTAAAACCTCCATTTATTGGTTTTCCGGTATACGTAACTTCAAAATTGGCGGTTACATTGAATTCGTCTACAGAAAAACCTGTAGCAGCCACTGTACCCGTATCATCATTGGTTATCGTACCAATTGCATCCGCATTGGATATACTGATTTTAGATGAAGATGGATTAGAAATCGTAATTCTCAAATCTTCATTGTTTTCAATGAAATCATCACCAACAACATTGATTTGAACTGAACGTACTTCGTTATTTACACCGGTAAAAGTTAAGGTTCCAGTTGTTTGTGGATCTGTGGTTAAAGTATAGTCAACACCAGAAGTTGTGCTAATATCGGTAATAGAATATGCCAGGGTAAACCCACCGTTTAATCTGTCTCCGGTATACGTAACATCAAAATTGATACCGTTGGTCTGTTCAACGATACTAAAACCAGCTACAGCAACAGAACCTCCGTCGTCATCAAGTATAACTCCTCTAGCTTGGTTGTTTAATAAGTTGATACCAACATTTGAACGTATGGCAACAAGATCAACAAAGAAATCCTCTTCGTTCTCAATGGTGTCATCGCTAATTATGGGCACAACTATATTTTGTGTTTTTGTTGTACTGGTAAATGTTAAGGTTTGTATGGTAGCATGAGGAGTAAAATCTGTGGCATTTGCCGCACTACCGTTAGTTACAAAATAATCTACTTCAATAGTTTCGCCAGTGTCCACATCACCAATGAATTCAACGACGAATGTCGCATTTACATTATCACCAGTATCACCTTCTGTAACGGTAACCGTTAAATTCTGAAAATCAATTCCTTTAGTAGCGGTATTATCATTATCGGTAATAGCGCCCGTACCTGTTGGATCTACGATGTTAATTAAAGTGGTGGACAGATTAGAAAGTTGAACGTTCAAATCTTCCGTAGCTTCTATGAATGCATCTTCCAGTATGGTAACTTCAATTGACTGTTGATCATTATTAGATGTACCGGCTGGGAAAGTTAACTGTCCTGAAGCAAGTGTTGTGGTATAATCTTTTCCGTCTGAAGCAGTACCGTCCGTAATATTGTATTCTACGGTAAAGGAATCTTGTACGGTATTTCCGTTATAAGTGATGATGAAGTTAGTACTTCCTGCGGATTCGTTAACCGAAAAGTCAGATGCACTTAAACCTGTGGTTGCCGTTTTTAAATCATTATCGGTAATAGTACCAATAGCATTTGCATCTACTAAATTAATAAGGCTAGTAGATAAATTCGTTAATTGAAAATTGATGGTTTCATCAGGTTCAATGATGGTATCGTCATTGATGTTGATACTCGCATTTTGTGAGTCACCGTCATTGGTCCCTGCCGGGAATGTCAACTGACCTGTTAATGTAGGGTTTCCACTAAAATCTGTACCAGCTATAGCTGAACCATCCGTTATAGCGTAATCTACAGTAAAAGAATTTTGCAGTTCACTACCATTATAAGTAACCACAAAATTAGCAGTGCCATCATTTTCATCTATATTGATGTCAGCAACCGTTAAACCTGTGGTAGGTGTTTTAGAATCATTATCTATAATGGTACCGATCGCAATTGGGTCTACTAGGTTGATAAGATTGGTAGAAAGATTTGATAGTTCAATATTTAAATTCTCGTCACCTTCAATGATGAGGTCATTAATTATAGTAACATTTACAAGTTGAGTTGCACCGTCCGTAGTGTTGTTTGGAAAAGAAACCTGACCTGTTAATGTAGCGGTATAGTCATCTCCTTCTATAGCAGACCCATTGCTAATGGTATAATCTGCTGTAAAGCCAGTTTTAACATTACCACCATTATAGGTAACTACAAAGTTTGCCGATGCAGCTGCCTCGTTGAAATCTACGTCTGCAATAGATAGTCCTGTCGTTGGGGTAGTATCATTATCTATGATTGTACCTGTAGCATCTGGCTTGATAATATTCAAAAGACTGTTTGAGATATTTGATATTTGAATACTAAGACTTTCATCACCTTCAATTACGGTATCATCTGTAATTGCTGCTAAAAGTGATTGGGTGTTACCATCAGAAGTACCGGCAGGAAAAGTAACCTGACCAGTAAGGTTTACATTATAATCTGAGCCATGAGTTGTACTAATATCTGTAATAGCATAGTCTACGGTAAAGGAATCTTGTACTGTAGGTCCGGTGTAGGTCAATATAAAATTAACGGTACCCACATTTTCATCAACGGAAAAATCAGCTATGGAAACACCTTCACCCGCAGCAGGGGCATTTATATTAGTAATGGTTCCCAACGCAGTATCGGTAATATCGCCTACATTGGTTGAGCCATTGGTCATGCCCAAGGTAAAAGTTTCATCACTTTCAATGATATTATCATCTATGGCCGGAATAAGGATATTTGTATTCAATGTATTACTAGGTACTGAAAAACCTGACAGGGCAGTATAGTCCGATGCTATTGTAGTAATATCTGTATACGTAAGGTCAAACGTCACTACTTCATTTACCGCATGAGATAAGCTAACGGAGAAATCCAGATCATTACCTTCTGCAACACTCGCGTCTGCAATGGTAACAACAGGTCTTATAAAAAGGTCTGCGGCATTAGAGTAGGTATAAGGAGTACATAGATTTTCACTATCATACGCGCTAAATCTATATTGGTTTCCACTTTCAGAGCTTGTGATATTTGTCAAGGTCAATGTGGTAGTCGTGGAACCTGAATAAATACCGCTATCCGAAATAGGGTTCCAAGTGGTACCATTGTCCGTACTAACTTCCCATTGATAGGTAAGTCCGGTTCCGTTAACACCTGTTGTATAGGTAATAGTGTCGCCAAGGTTGGCAACTCTATCGTTTGGCTGTAATGTTATACTAACGGTTTGGAACGCTGTGGTAACCTTACTATCCGTACCTGTATAGCCACCTTGTGCTAAAACACGCCCTGTAGAAGGGTCTACTGTACCGTTGCTTACGGTTAGAGGACCGTTACCTAAATAACCATCGCCATCAGGATCTGTATGTCCAGCCTCTATAGCATCGGGGCAACCGTCATTGTCAGAATCATTATCTAAGCTGTCAATAATGGAGTCGCCATCGGCATCACCGTTACCTTCGTTAATATCCGTAATACCGTCATTATCATCATCTTCATCCACTAAGTCATTTACGCCATCAAAATCAGTATCCAAGTCATCATCTGTAATTGTAATTTCACCTTCACCGGTTACAAAAACTATGTTTTGGGGAACATAGTTGGTCATGGTGTTGGCATCCGGGGAATAAGAAGATATTACCGTGAAATATTCCGTGGATTCAATTACGGTATCATCGTTAATTTTAAAATTTCTATTAAAACTTTGATTATTAGACCCATTAAAATTAAGAAAGCCGATAGTTTCATCATAATCAGAAGGATGTGTTGCCGTATTATCTGATGTAGCATAGTCAATTCTGAAATTATCTTGAACTTCGCCATTTAATGTAAAACTAATTCTGGCATTACCAACAGATTCTAATTCTGTAGTATTACTTAAATTTATGGTAGCGGTATCATTATCATGAATGCGAAGTGCAGAGCGTTCTGTATTTATGCTAACCCTTGAAGGGCTAGTGCCATATTTGGTAGTCTCCGCTGCATTTCTAGATTTTACACCGTTGAACTCTTCAGAAGGTTCTACTATAGCGTTGTCTATGGTTGGTATGGGTATAATTATTTCAGAACCTGCAATAGAACCTGCAGGAAAAGTAGCCGTAGTGGTAAATGCGTTGAAATCACTACCATCACTAGCAGGACTCGTTGAACTTGCATTAGCCTCAACAGAAAAATCAACAGTATAATCATCTTCAATACCTACGTATTGTTGACCGCTGGTATTAGTGCCGTTTGATAATCGAAGAACATACTGTATTTCTCCACCTTCCGTGATATCATAGTTTCCACCGGTTACATAGGCTACATCAGTATCTATAATGGTACCGGTACCCGTATCATCTGAAAAAGAGTATGAGCCAGAGGGATCACTTAGCGTAAGTGTAAATTCTTGCTGGGTTGTTTCTACCCAATCATCGTTTAAAGCGGCAACGGTAAAAGTTGAGGTGGTACCAAAAAAACCCAGGGTTACTGAATTTGGACCGGAATAATCTAAAGGTAGTGCAGTATCTGCTACGTCACCATATGTAATATCAAATGTTCGGTTACCTATTATAAAGCTACTGGAAGTAACCGTAAAGGTCATGTTAGACCCCTCATTTGCACTTGCGTCTGAAACCGAAAAAGTTTGTGCCAAGCCATCTATTGATCCTATAAAGAACCACAAGACAAATAAAAAAAATGTCGGTTTTATGAAAGTTGATCTTTCCATTATAAATTTTTATTATTTGTTAGGAGAATACCGTGCTTGAACACGTAAAAATTTTTAGCCATGTTTTGAGTGTTGGAGCTGCCGTTGGTCAACGGAATATCCATCCCTAGAAAAGAATTATGGTTTACCTTATAAACAGCATCACTATCCGCCATTGATTTGGACAGATTGTTGACCCTTGAAAAAGATGTAAAGAGATGTTGTATTCCATATATTGGAAATACAGTTTTTTCAAAACAGCATTTGGGGGAGATGATGTTAGAAGTGTAAATAGACTTCATATTAATGGTTAAGTTTAATTCTTTATAGTTTACTTAACCAACATCAAAATAGATTACGAAGAATCGCAATCAATTGCTAAATAGAAGGTTAAGTTTTTTGTTAGAACAGATTTGGGATCTAATTCTGTTACAAAATTAGGACCTACCCGTCTAATAACTCAATTTTATAGTTCACCCGATGTTATTCGTCGACGAACCTACATTGACAAATTAACGGTGATAGTTTTGGGATATTTAATTGTTGTTGTGAAGCAAGGGGATTTTGTGGTAAATAATATGTAGTCCTTTTCTTATTTTTCAGTTAAATGTAAATTGTGAATTTTCTATTTATATTTATAAGTAATTGATAATTAGTATTTTAAACTGAATTTTTTATAAAAATCGTTTTTGTGTTTTATGTAAGAATTGACTTGAATTACGATTTGAAATTGTTGTAGAGTGTTAAAATTGTTGTTAAAGACCTGTTGATGATGTGATTGTGCATTTGGTCGATGAAATCAATAGGTTCAACCGATTGGAGTTAAAGTAGGACAAGAATTTAGATGGGTAATTTTGGTGATTTTGGAAGATTTTAAAAAACTTCTTAAATGCAAAAACACCTTTTCAAAAATGTTAAAAAGGTGTTTTTATTTATATAGGCGCTCTCGCGGAAAGTTAAATTTAACTACACAACAAAAATATAATTTGGCTTAGATAATAAGGTTAAATTCATATTAACTAATTATTAAAGTGCGTCTAAATTTTTCATTAAATCATTTGCTTTTAATTGTATGTCAGCTAAAACACTACCGTCCATTTTATCTAAAAGTGACAGCATCATTTTCATACGTTGGTTGTTTTTAAAATGCGCTTTCTTATCTGCTAAAAAATTCCAGTACAGCGAGTTAAATGGGCAGGCTTTGTCTCCTAATTTTTTTGTGTGGTTATAAGGGCATTTTGAGCAATAATTACTCATTTTATTAATATAATTGGCACTGCTAACGTAAGGTTTGGTTGCTACGATACCACCATCTGCAAATTGGCTCATTCCTCTGGTATTGGTAATTTCAACCCATTCTATGGCATCTATATAAACACCTAAATACCATTGGTCTACCTCGTCTGGATCCATTTGTGTAAGTAGTGCAAAGTTTCCAATAATCATTAAACGTTGTATGTGGTGGGCATATGAGTGGTCTAAACTTTGACCAATGGCATGTTTTAAACAGTTCATGTTCGTTTTACCTGTCCAAAAGAAATGGGGTAGTTTGTTTTTATTTTCTAGCACATTTAAGCCCTTATATAGTGGCATTTCTTTCCAATAAATACCTCTCATATATTCTCGCCAACCTAAAATTTGACGAGTAAAGCCTTCAACTTGAGATATATGAATTACGTCCTTATTTTTATGATAATGGGCTGTGACCCGGGTAATTACCTCTTTAGGCGAAAGTATTTTGCTGTTCATTGCAAATGACAATCTAGAATGAAATAAAAACTTTTGGTCTTCATGCATGGCATCTTGGTAATCACCAAAATGTGGTAAGAGCTGGTCACAGAAATAAGTCAAGGTACTTAGGGCATCTACTTTGGTTACTGGCCACGAAAATGCTGTGGGGTCAACATTACCAAAGGTCTTAACCTTAGCTTTGGAAAGCTCCTCAATAATTTCTTCAACGTTCTTTTTAAAATCTTTCTCATGGGGAATGCTTGGTTGACCTTTCCATTTATTTCTGTTGCTTTGATCATAATTCCATTTTCCACCTTCAGGTTGATCGTTATTTATTAGGATATCGTGCTTTTTGCGCATCATACGATAAAAGCTTTCCATGATCATTTGTTTTTTTCCTTTGAAGAAATCCCTTAATTCAAATCGTGTTGTATAAAAATGTTCGGTATCGGCGTAAGAGGTAGCTATTGGTAATGACTTACATATATTATTTAATTGTTCATCAAGTCTGTACTCATCAGGTAATTGATATTCAAATTTTTTGGCGTTTGATTCTTTGATGGTTTTAGTGATAATTTCCTCTAGTTGTTGAGGATTATTTGCATCAGTAAGTGAGAAATATATAAATTGATGACCTTTAGCGCTCAGTTCATCTTTGAAATTTCGCATAGCTAAAAAGAACGCTATTACCTTTTGTATGTGATGTTTAACATAGTCGGTCTCTTGGCGCATTTCTGCCATAAGATATATGACATTATCATTTACTTCATTGAACCAAGAGTGATTTTGGTTTAACTGGTCACCAAGAATTAACCGTACAGTTTTCATTTCGTCTAATTTTAATTTTTAAAACAATGTTTCTTGCAGCCACAAACGTTGGTAACTACCGGCACTATCATAGCGAACAGCCTGACTTTTAATATTAAACTTTCTATCTCTGGGGTCATTACCAACGCCGCTATTGTACATCCAATTTCCATAGTTGCTATGCACATCGTAATCTATGAGCATACGCTCAAAATATGCGGCGCCAATTCGCCAGTCTTGCTCCAATTCCTTAGACCAAAAACTGGCTACATTTTGTCTACCTCTATTGCTCATCCATCCGGTTGCCAATAATTCTTTCATATTTGCATTGATAAAAGGTTCTTTGGTAGTACCATTTATCCATTTTTCTAGTGCTACTGATGTTCTTTTCCATTCGTAAGGCTTTTGAAGTATACCTGTTAGTCCAAAGATTTTATCACCATGTTTTAAGGAGATATACTTAAAATAATCACGCCAAATAAGTTCAAAGATTAACCAGTAGGTACTTTGGTTCTTTACTATTTCTTTTTCAAATTCTCTAACTTCCCAGTAGATGGTTCTGGGAGATATACTACCATTAGCTAACCAAGCAGAGAGTTTTGAACTATAATTTTCACCAATTAATCCGTTTCTGGTTTTTTTATAGACAGCTAGCTTTTGAGAATCCCAAAAATATTGTTCGATGCGTTTTTGTGCTTCATGTTCACCACCTTGAAAAGGGAAGGCCGTATGCGTGTGTTGGGTGAAGTTATTAAAACCCAATTGATTTAAAGTGGGTAATTCTGTTTTAGTGCGGACCAAATTATTCTTAGACATTGCCTTAATCGGCATTTGAGGAGCTCTTACCTTGCAATGGATTTCGCAATCTTTTCTGAAGTTGGTGAATATTTCTTGTATGGATTTGAAACTTGTATAGGGAATATCATCTGGATGAAATAAAAATTGGTCGTACACTTCTTTGAATTGAATAGAAGGCGATATTTTATTCTTTACATTTTCAAGTACAAGCTGCTCATCTCTTGTCCATTCTTTTTGTAGAAATACGGTATCGATATTATGTTGTTCAATTAATTTAGGCAAGAAATCTTCAGATCGGCCCACATAAATGAAAAGGGCAATGTTAAGTTTTTTAAGCGCTGCTTTTAATTGGGTTACGGTTTCAAGTAAGAACTTGGCCCGGTACTTGCCCGTTCGTTTAAATCCGTAGGTATCATAATCAAAAAAAATAGTTTCAAAACAATAGAAGGCAATAACTTTCTGTCCCTTCACGGCAGCGTTCAAGGAAGAATTATCACCTATTCTTAGGTCATTTCTAAACCAGATTAAATTATTCATGTTCTATTGTTTAAGTTGTTTACACTTTTTACTACAGTATTTTACATGGTCCCAATCTCTTTTCCATTTTTTACGCCATGAAAATGGCTTCTTACAGGTAATACATATTTTAGAAGGCAGCTGTATTTTTTTATGCGCCATTACAGTAATTTTTGTAAAGGCTTGTCCGGTTCAGCATAAGAAAATCTATTTAAAAGTCTAGGTAGCGCATACGCATCTAAACCATTGGTCACAACAGCGTTATGTTTATCTAACTGTAACCAGCCATCTTCATGTAAAATGTCGTCGGGCAAATAAATATGTTCAATGGCACCTATAATCATTACACATCCATTTTCTTCTATTCTATATTCATTAACATAACTACACCCCAGTTTTATAGCACTTTCATCTACATAGGGAGCGTGAAATTGGTCTAGGTAAGTTTCGGTTAAATTTGTTTTTGAAAATTCTGAAATATGCTCCTTGTAGCTTGCTGCGGTTTGGTGAGCGCCTTCAATTATTTCATTGTTTACTTGGTTTACAGTAAAAAAGCCAGTCTCTTTAAAGTTTTTATAAGTATCTCTTGCAACTGTTAACGGACGTAAAATGAAACCTAGCATTGGCGGAGAACTGCCAATATGCACCACGGAGTTGAAAATGGCTAAATTACTAATACCCGATACTGATTTTGTCCCTAAAAGATTGGCAGATTTATAACCGGTACAACTATTGATCAAATGTGCCCTATATCTACTGGGCATTTCATGAATATCGTTTGAGGTAAAATGTTTCAATATAATTTTATTTTGTTTAATAAAAATATTAAAAAATTAAACAAAAAATAACCTTATCAGATAAATGATTTGTTCAGTTTGTTGCGATAAAGCTTAAATTTTGGGCAATATTTCATATTTTTAACATTCACTTAATGTAGGCTTAAAGCCCAATACATGACCCAAGAAAAAAAGAATATTGCCATAATAGGCTCTGGATTAGTAGGATCTTTACTAGCTATTTACTTAAAGAGATACGGACATAAAATAACGGTGTTTGATA
This genomic window contains:
- a CDS encoding DUF2256 domain-containing protein, producing the protein MAHKKIQLPSKICITCKKPFSWRKKWKRDWDHVKYCSKKCKQLKQ
- a CDS encoding cryptochrome/photolyase family protein, with product MKTVRLILGDQLNQNHSWFNEVNDNVIYLMAEMRQETDYVKHHIQKVIAFFLAMRNFKDELSAKGHQFIYFSLTDANNPQQLEEIITKTIKESNAKKFEYQLPDEYRLDEQLNNICKSLPIATSYADTEHFYTTRFELRDFFKGKKQMIMESFYRMMRKKHDILINNDQPEGGKWNYDQSNRNKWKGQPSIPHEKDFKKNVEEIIEELSKAKVKTFGNVDPTAFSWPVTKVDALSTLTYFCDQLLPHFGDYQDAMHEDQKFLFHSRLSFAMNSKILSPKEVITRVTAHYHKNKDVIHISQVEGFTRQILGWREYMRGIYWKEMPLYKGLNVLENKNKLPHFFWTGKTNMNCLKHAIGQSLDHSYAHHIQRLMIIGNFALLTQMDPDEVDQWYLGVYIDAIEWVEITNTRGMSQFADGGIVATKPYVSSANYINKMSNYCSKCPYNHTKKLGDKACPFNSLYWNFLADKKAHFKNNQRMKMMLSLLDKMDGSVLADIQLKANDLMKNLDAL
- a CDS encoding DASH family cryptochrome — encoded protein: MNNLIWFRNDLRIGDNSSLNAAVKGQKVIAFYCFETIFFDYDTYGFKRTGKYRAKFLLETVTQLKAALKKLNIALFIYVGRSEDFLPKLIEQHNIDTVFLQKEWTRDEQLVLENVKNKISPSIQFKEVYDQFLFHPDDIPYTSFKSIQEIFTNFRKDCEIHCKVRAPQMPIKAMSKNNLVRTKTELPTLNQLGFNNFTQHTHTAFPFQGGEHEAQKRIEQYFWDSQKLAVYKKTRNGLIGENYSSKLSAWLANGSISPRTIYWEVREFEKEIVKNQSTYWLIFELIWRDYFKYISLKHGDKIFGLTGILQKPYEWKRTSVALEKWINGTTKEPFINANMKELLATGWMSNRGRQNVASFWSKELEQDWRIGAAYFERMLIDYDVHSNYGNWMYNSGVGNDPRDRKFNIKSQAVRYDSAGSYQRLWLQETLF
- a CDS encoding flavin reductase family protein, which codes for MKHFTSNDIHEMPSRYRAHLINSCTGYKSANLLGTKSVSGISNLAIFNSVVHIGSSPPMLGFILRPLTVARDTYKNFKETGFFTVNQVNNEIIEGAHQTAASYKEHISEFSKTNLTETYLDQFHAPYVDESAIKLGCSYVNEYRIEENGCVMIIGAIEHIYLPDDILHEDGWLQLDKHNAVVTNGLDAYALPRLLNRFSYAEPDKPLQKLL